One stretch of Roseimicrobium sp. ORNL1 DNA includes these proteins:
- a CDS encoding amidohydrolase — translation MSASIIPDLILTNGRITTLDAAKPEAREVVIKDGRIVGLDNAGDFATSHQTKVIDLKGRRVIPGLNDSHLHVIRGGLNYNMELRWDGVPSLADGLRMLKAQAQRTPPGQWVRIVGGWSEFQFAERRMPTLEEINAAAPDTPVFVLHLYCRALLNKAALRACGYTKDSPNPPGGEIQRDSAGNPTGLLIARPNATILYATLAKGPKLPPEHQVNSTRHFMRELNRLGLTSIIDAGGGYQNYPEDYAVIDELHKRGEMTLRIAYNLFTQKPKEEKADFARWIKMTGPGVGDDYFRCNGAGEMLVFSAADFEDFLEPRPDLVSSLESELKEVVSLLAANKWPFRLHATYDESITRFLNVFEEVNRETPFDGVHWFFDHCETITDKNLERVKALGGGVAIQHRMAYQGEYFIGRYGKQAAERTPPVRRMLEMGIPVGAGTDATRVASYNPWVSLYWLTTGKTVGGMSMYPEKNCLTREEALRLYTQGSSWFSTENGKKGSLAKGQLADLAVLTDDYFSVPEEAIKGIESVMTVLGGKVVHATGDFSGHAPEALPVLPEWSPISVFGGYGAPLDVKKAVRAGVPLPEGHAAKTSLRGVRRAPATQRDDASGAFDSFWGSGCDCFAF, via the coding sequence ATGAGTGCTTCCATCATTCCGGACCTGATACTTACCAACGGACGCATCACCACGCTGGATGCGGCCAAGCCCGAGGCTCGTGAAGTGGTCATCAAGGATGGCCGCATCGTCGGCTTGGACAATGCAGGCGACTTCGCCACCAGCCATCAGACGAAAGTCATCGACCTGAAGGGCAGGCGTGTCATTCCCGGCCTCAATGACTCTCACTTGCACGTCATCCGTGGCGGCTTGAACTACAACATGGAACTGCGCTGGGACGGCGTGCCCTCCCTCGCGGATGGGCTGCGCATGCTGAAGGCACAGGCGCAACGCACGCCTCCGGGACAGTGGGTGCGCATCGTGGGTGGTTGGAGTGAGTTTCAGTTTGCCGAGCGCCGCATGCCGACGTTGGAGGAGATCAATGCAGCCGCGCCGGATACACCGGTCTTCGTCCTCCATCTCTACTGCCGTGCGTTGTTGAACAAAGCGGCGCTGCGTGCGTGCGGCTACACGAAGGACTCGCCCAATCCGCCCGGCGGTGAAATCCAGCGCGACTCCGCAGGGAATCCCACAGGTCTGCTCATCGCGCGACCGAATGCGACCATCTTGTATGCCACCCTCGCGAAGGGGCCGAAGCTGCCACCGGAGCATCAGGTCAACTCCACGCGCCACTTCATGCGCGAGCTGAACCGCCTGGGCCTCACCAGTATCATCGACGCCGGTGGCGGTTATCAGAACTATCCGGAAGACTACGCGGTCATCGACGAACTGCACAAGCGCGGCGAGATGACGCTCCGCATCGCCTACAATCTCTTCACGCAAAAGCCCAAGGAGGAGAAGGCCGACTTTGCCCGCTGGATCAAGATGACCGGCCCCGGCGTGGGGGATGACTATTTCCGGTGCAATGGCGCGGGAGAGATGCTGGTGTTCTCCGCCGCAGACTTCGAGGACTTCCTGGAGCCAAGGCCAGACCTTGTTTCATCGCTTGAGAGTGAGTTGAAGGAGGTGGTGTCGCTACTCGCGGCAAACAAGTGGCCCTTCCGTCTGCATGCCACCTATGACGAAAGCATCACGCGCTTCCTGAATGTGTTCGAGGAAGTGAATCGCGAAACACCCTTCGATGGGGTGCACTGGTTCTTCGACCACTGCGAAACCATCACCGACAAAAACCTGGAACGAGTGAAGGCGCTTGGCGGCGGTGTGGCCATCCAGCATCGCATGGCGTATCAGGGTGAGTACTTCATCGGGCGCTATGGGAAGCAGGCGGCGGAGCGCACCCCACCCGTGCGGCGCATGCTGGAGATGGGCATCCCCGTGGGTGCAGGCACGGATGCGACTCGTGTAGCGAGCTACAATCCCTGGGTCTCGCTCTACTGGCTCACGACCGGAAAGACCGTGGGAGGCATGTCCATGTATCCGGAGAAGAACTGCCTCACGCGTGAGGAGGCGCTGAGGCTTTACACGCAGGGCAGCAGTTGGTTCTCCACGGAGAATGGCAAGAAGGGCAGCCTTGCGAAGGGGCAACTCGCGGATCTCGCCGTGCTCACGGACGATTATTTCAGCGTGCCCGAAGAAGCCATCAAAGGCATCGAGTCCGTGATGACGGTGCTTGGTGGGAAGGTGGTGCATGCCACCGGTGATTTCTCAGGTCATGCACCGGAGGCCCTGCCGGTGCTGCCGGAGTGGTCTCCGATCTCGGTATTCGGCGGCTATGGCGCACCGCTGGATGTGAAGAAGGCCGTGCGTGCCGGTGTGCCCCTGCCGGAAGGGCATGCAGCGAAGACAAGCCTTCGTGGCGTGAGAAGGGCGCCGGCGACACAGCGTGATGATGCGTCGGGCGCGTTTGACTCCTTCTGGGGCTCGGGCTGTGACTGTTTTGCGTTCTAG
- a CDS encoding alginate export family protein, whose translation MSQTSAQVQDAAADDDVSNAVSMPSLHDWKLSVEGHARTMQETYRGVDFGLGDIDDDAWVHQRVQVMLRADYKSAFALATELTWGRMWGKKNPLAPPDEDKPDFLQLFAEWKHAIAMAGEAEDTLLVRAGRQTLYYGSGRLLSLREGANQRLAHDAFLISLRREQGARVDAFIASPVQIEDGAFDNTSHPDEVLFWSVYAVLPSPLGEDHFVDLYYIGLRNEDSIFAEEGGRELRHTVGTRWWSEVEPWVYNTEFILQFGEAGERDILAGAASLGVGYVFRDTPWHPTLALRADLISGGDATGDLHTFHPLFQANNYFNEGGFVSPSNLCNINPLVKLKPHPKVELTLGVNFLWRYSVEDDVYGPPLQRLAGPAPGGERYLGTAYNAAVSWQAASNTELSLGFTHHEAGPSLIRVGGGDEDYFQASVRVEF comes from the coding sequence ATGTCTCAGACATCTGCACAGGTGCAAGACGCTGCAGCCGATGATGATGTATCGAACGCTGTGTCGATGCCGTCGCTGCATGACTGGAAACTCAGCGTGGAAGGTCATGCTCGCACCATGCAGGAGACCTATCGTGGCGTTGACTTTGGGCTGGGTGACATCGACGACGATGCGTGGGTGCATCAGCGGGTGCAGGTGATGCTGCGTGCGGATTACAAGTCCGCTTTCGCGCTGGCCACTGAACTCACGTGGGGACGCATGTGGGGGAAGAAGAACCCGCTGGCGCCGCCGGATGAAGACAAGCCGGACTTCCTGCAGCTCTTCGCAGAATGGAAACATGCCATTGCCATGGCCGGCGAAGCGGAAGATACCCTGCTGGTGCGAGCGGGAAGACAGACGCTCTACTACGGATCCGGACGTCTATTGTCCCTGCGCGAAGGCGCAAATCAGCGGCTCGCACATGATGCATTCCTCATCTCGCTGAGGCGCGAGCAAGGTGCGCGGGTGGATGCCTTCATCGCGTCACCGGTGCAGATTGAAGATGGCGCCTTTGACAACACGTCCCATCCTGATGAAGTTCTCTTCTGGAGCGTGTACGCAGTGCTGCCGTCGCCGCTGGGGGAGGATCACTTTGTGGATCTCTACTACATCGGCCTGCGCAATGAGGACTCCATCTTTGCCGAGGAGGGAGGTCGGGAGCTGCGCCACACGGTCGGGACACGCTGGTGGAGTGAGGTGGAGCCGTGGGTGTACAATACGGAATTCATCCTGCAGTTCGGCGAGGCCGGGGAACGTGATATCCTTGCGGGTGCTGCGAGCCTGGGTGTGGGGTATGTGTTTCGGGATACCCCATGGCACCCGACACTGGCGCTGAGGGCCGACCTTATCTCCGGTGGTGATGCCACAGGAGACCTGCACACTTTCCATCCGCTCTTCCAGGCGAACAATTACTTCAACGAAGGTGGCTTCGTCTCGCCATCGAACCTTTGTAATATCAATCCCCTCGTGAAGCTGAAGCCACATCCGAAGGTGGAACTCACTCTGGGCGTGAATTTCCTCTGGCGCTACAGCGTGGAGGATGATGTGTATGGTCCACCACTACAGAGGCTTGCCGGTCCTGCACCGGGTGGTGAGCGCTATCTTGGCACCGCGTACAATGCGGCGGTGTCATGGCAGGCGGCTTCGAACACGGAGCTGTCCCTGGGCTTCACGCATCATGAGGCTGGGCCTTCCCTCATCCGCGTGGGTGGTGGCGATGAGGATTACTTCCAGGCGAGCGTGCGCGTGGAGTTTTGA
- a CDS encoding PA2169 family four-helix-bundle protein produces the protein MSTTLKELQQTLADGVEGFTKAAESVKDPGLKTLFSGFAAEREEMAHELKEYAHAESEEDSSITGALHRGWINLKGTLTSGDDHAILAECERGEDHALEVFREDLDDDVPPEALSTISSISTRILAVHNKVKELRDSSKAA, from the coding sequence ATGAGCACGACTCTTAAAGAACTCCAGCAGACCCTCGCGGATGGCGTCGAGGGATTCACCAAGGCTGCCGAATCCGTCAAGGATCCCGGCCTGAAAACCCTCTTCTCCGGCTTTGCCGCGGAGCGGGAGGAAATGGCGCATGAACTCAAAGAGTATGCCCATGCAGAGTCCGAAGAGGACTCCTCCATCACCGGTGCGCTGCATCGCGGATGGATCAATCTCAAAGGCACACTTACCTCCGGAGATGACCACGCCATCCTCGCCGAGTGTGAGCGGGGCGAGGACCATGCACTGGAGGTCTTCCGCGAAGACCTGGACGACGATGTCCCACCGGAAGCCCTGTCCACCATCAGTTCCATCTCCACGCGCATCCTCGCCGTGCACAACAAGGTGAAGGAACTGCGCGACAGTTCGAAGGCGGCATAA
- a CDS encoding alpha-hydroxy acid oxidase — protein MDPNYFSSLYPSVEHLRNRTRQRLPRFVLEYLEGGCFSEINLRRNTDEIREVQLRPYYLREYGGSDLKTELFGKTYDAPFGIAPIGLQGLIWPKATEILSSAAYKANVPFILSTVATASIETVGEITQGQAWYQLYHPTKESLRDKLLKRAEEAGISVLVILADTPTFAYRPKEIRNGLSIPPKMTLRNIFQMMLHPTWSFSQLRAGAPQFKTLTPYIPKGTNMKHLGIFMNKTFSGRLSPSRIAAIRDKWKGKLVVKGIVNEEDAEKALSLGVDGLIVSNHGGRQLDAGQSTIKPLQELAEKFGHRTTLMIDSGLRSGPDVACALACGAKFAFMGRTFMYGVGALGKKGGAHTITMLKRQIQQVMEQIACERVTDFPKHLVK, from the coding sequence ATGGACCCCAATTACTTCAGCTCCCTGTATCCGTCCGTTGAGCATCTGCGCAACCGCACACGGCAACGGTTGCCACGCTTCGTCCTGGAGTATTTGGAAGGCGGCTGCTTCTCAGAGATCAATCTACGGAGGAACACGGATGAGATTCGCGAGGTGCAGCTCCGCCCCTACTACCTGCGTGAATATGGGGGCAGTGACCTGAAGACGGAACTCTTCGGCAAGACTTACGATGCCCCCTTCGGCATCGCGCCCATCGGATTGCAGGGACTCATCTGGCCGAAGGCCACGGAGATTCTTTCCAGCGCGGCCTACAAGGCGAACGTGCCCTTCATCCTCAGCACGGTGGCCACGGCGAGCATCGAGACCGTGGGAGAGATCACCCAGGGGCAGGCGTGGTACCAGCTCTACCACCCCACGAAGGAGAGCCTGCGGGACAAACTGCTGAAGCGCGCTGAGGAGGCCGGCATCTCCGTGCTGGTCATCCTCGCAGACACCCCCACCTTTGCCTACCGGCCGAAGGAGATTCGCAATGGCCTCTCCATCCCGCCGAAGATGACGCTGCGGAATATTTTCCAGATGATGCTGCACCCCACGTGGTCCTTCAGCCAGCTCCGCGCGGGCGCACCACAGTTCAAGACGCTGACTCCGTACATCCCCAAGGGGACGAACATGAAGCACCTGGGCATCTTCATGAACAAGACCTTCTCCGGCAGGCTCAGTCCCTCACGCATTGCGGCCATCCGCGACAAGTGGAAGGGCAAGCTCGTGGTGAAGGGCATCGTAAACGAAGAAGATGCCGAGAAGGCGCTGAGCCTGGGCGTGGATGGACTCATCGTCTCGAACCACGGCGGCCGCCAGCTTGATGCCGGACAGTCCACCATCAAGCCCCTGCAGGAACTTGCGGAGAAATTCGGCCACCGCACCACACTCATGATCGACAGCGGCCTGCGCTCCGGCCCGGATGTGGCCTGCGCCCTAGCCTGCGGCGCGAAGTTTGCCTTCATGGGCCGCACCTTCATGTATGGCGTGGGCGCCCTCGGGAAGAAGGGCGGCGCGCATACCATCACCATGCTGAAACGCCAGATCCAGCAGGTGATGGAACAAATCGCCTGTGAGCGCGTGACAGACTTTCCGAAGCACCTCGTGAAGTGA
- a CDS encoding heavy metal sensor histidine kinase: protein MADAPSPAAASMPPPASAWHTHATALTTRLVAGYVLVALITLSSGAAFLYHRLYESFEEEDTEFLDAHINTLRAEMAKVPTNIPAAKELIAKSHTYRTMDALFGQIRTIGGKVIVEAPGFNELVPDDSAFPPPIRKDEELTNAVRYRTSPSSPMLLLASAEVRREQTNVLLIYRVALDVSHIDDWMREFRNELIWVVLAGTTLSGILAWLITRRGLRPLHQITAAMKRVGASGLDERLGHNPWPRELADTAGEFDLMLERLREAFHRLTQFSADAAHELRTPLNGLMISTSLMLAQDRDSEEYRHALATNLEEYERLKRMVDSLLFIARADNAEAVLKRSNVNMATLGAEVLDFFSALAEERHVTLRVVGQGTAYGDVTLLRLALSNLVSNALRHTPSGGSVQVTIGESREFCRIDVSDTGTGIPAEHLPKLFDRFYRVDAARTVSQEDGGTGLGLALVKTVVHLHGGTITVISNVGSGTTMTLTFPSGGGSQRQEDKPAVENAGEAGRNLG from the coding sequence ATGGCTGACGCTCCATCGCCAGCAGCAGCTTCCATGCCCCCGCCGGCATCAGCGTGGCACACCCACGCGACGGCACTCACCACGCGCCTGGTCGCAGGCTACGTGCTGGTGGCACTCATTACGTTGTCCTCAGGGGCCGCCTTCCTGTACCACCGGCTGTATGAAAGTTTCGAGGAGGAGGATACCGAGTTTCTGGATGCGCACATCAACACCCTGCGCGCTGAAATGGCCAAGGTGCCCACGAACATACCCGCCGCGAAGGAACTGATTGCCAAGTCGCACACGTATCGCACGATGGATGCGCTGTTCGGCCAGATCCGAACTATTGGGGGCAAGGTGATTGTGGAAGCGCCCGGCTTCAACGAACTGGTACCGGACGACAGTGCTTTCCCGCCCCCCATTAGAAAGGATGAGGAACTCACCAATGCGGTGCGCTACCGGACGTCGCCCTCCTCCCCTATGCTGCTTCTTGCCTCTGCGGAGGTGAGGCGAGAGCAGACGAATGTCCTGCTGATCTACCGCGTCGCGCTGGATGTGAGCCATATCGATGACTGGATGCGCGAGTTCCGCAATGAGCTCATCTGGGTGGTGCTGGCGGGAACCACGCTCTCGGGCATTCTGGCGTGGTTGATCACGCGTCGGGGCCTGCGCCCCCTGCACCAGATCACTGCGGCCATGAAACGCGTGGGTGCGAGCGGCCTGGATGAGCGCCTGGGGCACAACCCATGGCCCAGAGAACTGGCGGACACGGCAGGCGAGTTCGACCTCATGCTGGAGCGTCTGCGTGAGGCCTTCCACCGGCTCACCCAGTTCTCCGCGGATGCCGCCCATGAACTGCGTACCCCGCTGAATGGGCTCATGATTTCCACCAGCCTCATGCTCGCCCAGGACCGTGATAGCGAGGAATACCGTCACGCCCTCGCCACCAATCTGGAGGAGTATGAACGGCTCAAGCGCATGGTGGACAGCCTGCTCTTCATCGCGCGTGCGGACAATGCAGAGGCTGTGCTCAAGAGATCCAATGTAAACATGGCCACTCTGGGCGCAGAGGTACTGGACTTCTTTTCCGCACTGGCGGAGGAGCGCCACGTCACTCTGCGGGTCGTCGGCCAGGGCACGGCCTATGGCGATGTGACGCTGCTGAGACTGGCGCTTTCCAATCTTGTCTCCAATGCGCTGCGGCACACACCCTCCGGCGGCAGCGTGCAGGTCACCATTGGCGAATCGCGCGAGTTCTGCCGCATCGATGTGAGCGATACCGGTACCGGCATCCCCGCGGAGCACCTGCCGAAGTTATTCGATCGATTCTACCGCGTGGATGCGGCACGCACCGTCTCGCAGGAAGACGGCGGCACCGGTTTGGGACTCGCCCTGGTGAAGACTGTGGTACATCTGCATGGCGGCACCATCACCGTGATCAGCAACGTGGGCTCCGGCACCACGATGACCCTCACTTTCCCCAGCGGTGGAGGAAGCCAGCGGCAGGAGGATAAACCCGCCGTAGAAAACGCAGGCGAAGCCGGAAGGAATTTAGGGTGA
- a CDS encoding heavy metal response regulator transcription factor → MNILIVEDDRRSRDSLARGLRESGYEVTTADNGETGLQAALERTHDLIVLDIMLPGLDGWQVLERARAAGVQVPVLFLTARDAVQDRVRGLELGADDYLVKPFAWAEFLARVRTALRRVTTTAVTAAQTPAALKEVIKVANLELDLPGMKARREGRMIDLTAKEFQLLSLLARRTGEVVSRSTIAEMVWDINFSADSNAVDMAMGRLRRKVDEPFKNRLIHTHRGLGYSLEDRGDG, encoded by the coding sequence ATGAATATCCTCATTGTCGAAGACGACCGACGCAGCCGCGACTCCCTCGCGAGGGGACTGCGCGAGTCCGGCTATGAGGTGACCACTGCGGACAATGGGGAAACTGGCCTGCAGGCGGCCCTGGAGCGTACGCATGACCTGATTGTGCTGGATATCATGCTGCCCGGCCTTGATGGGTGGCAGGTGCTGGAGCGCGCACGCGCCGCGGGCGTGCAGGTGCCTGTGCTCTTCCTCACGGCGCGGGATGCGGTGCAGGATCGCGTGCGTGGATTGGAGCTCGGCGCGGATGATTACCTCGTGAAGCCCTTCGCGTGGGCGGAGTTCCTCGCGCGGGTGCGCACGGCACTGCGTCGCGTCACAACGACGGCGGTGACGGCGGCCCAGACGCCCGCTGCGCTCAAGGAAGTCATCAAGGTGGCGAACCTCGAACTGGACCTGCCCGGCATGAAGGCGCGACGCGAGGGCAGGATGATCGATCTCACGGCGAAGGAATTTCAACTGCTCAGCCTGCTGGCACGGCGCACGGGTGAGGTGGTCTCCCGCAGTACCATCGCGGAGATGGTGTGGGACATCAATTTCAGCGCCGATTCCAACGCGGTGGACATGGCCATGGGACGTCTGCGGCGCAAGGTGGACGAGCCCTTCAAGAACCGACTCATCCACACCCACCGTGGTCTCGGTTACAGCCTGGAGGACCGTGGAGATGGCTGA
- a CDS encoding AraC family transcriptional regulator, with the protein MQQDFEKQAGLQAQQMIEADFVNPPSLTDLANASGISPYQMSRLFYRVNQITIPHYIRKLRTDRAEELLRTTNRAIGQVATEVGYMSISAFCRAFFREKGKLPSDMRRDPSDQLRERRAAALTGGFAA; encoded by the coding sequence ATGCAGCAGGATTTTGAGAAGCAGGCAGGCCTGCAGGCCCAACAGATGATCGAGGCTGACTTCGTCAACCCTCCGAGCCTGACCGACCTCGCGAACGCGTCCGGCATCAGCCCGTATCAGATGAGCCGCCTGTTCTACCGGGTGAATCAAATCACGATTCCCCACTACATCCGCAAACTGAGAACTGACCGGGCTGAGGAACTGCTGCGCACCACAAACCGCGCCATCGGACAGGTGGCTACGGAGGTGGGCTACATGAGCATTTCCGCCTTCTGCCGGGCCTTCTTTCGAGAAAAGGGAAAGTTGCCGAGCGACATGCGACGTGACCCCTCAGACCAGCTGCGCGAGCGTCGTGCCGCGGCTCTGACCGGCGGTTTTGCTGCGTAA
- a CDS encoding CPBP family intramembrane glutamic endopeptidase, which translates to MPPRASASKSSNTLLLILGYVAGVLLLGALLAPPLFFAAKSVVQNSPNSFLAGILEGKEFPGYFNRAVLLAAVLGLWPLLKALRMKWHEIVGETQLSRGAGETALGFFTALIFIALMGGFCWWVEACRIHPTAKWGNLFKPLLSGFSVSIIEEFLFRGAVLGILCRSLGTRAGLWWTTGIFAFVHFLKPPIDGALPDASVTWTSGFWVITQLFRGFGRWENFVSEFLLLAAVGWVLGRARLSTGGLWLSIGLHAGWVSGMKYFGGVVFTSKALREGEFVPWMTPNTCRAIVSPIVGIVPLIAVLLTGVVVLVIVHWGKGGRTEGGK; encoded by the coding sequence ATGCCCCCCCGCGCTTCGGCTTCCAAGTCCTCCAATACGCTGCTGCTCATTCTCGGCTATGTCGCCGGGGTGCTGCTGTTGGGGGCGCTGCTGGCGCCGCCGCTTTTCTTCGCGGCGAAGAGTGTAGTCCAGAACTCACCAAACAGCTTCCTCGCAGGCATCCTGGAAGGGAAGGAATTCCCTGGCTACTTCAATCGCGCCGTCCTCCTCGCCGCCGTACTGGGCCTGTGGCCGCTGCTGAAGGCGCTGCGCATGAAGTGGCACGAGATTGTGGGCGAGACACAACTGTCGCGCGGCGCCGGTGAGACGGCCCTCGGATTTTTCACGGCGCTCATCTTCATCGCCCTCATGGGCGGGTTTTGCTGGTGGGTAGAGGCATGCCGCATCCACCCCACCGCGAAGTGGGGCAACCTTTTCAAACCCCTCCTCTCTGGATTCAGCGTGAGCATCATTGAGGAGTTCCTGTTTCGCGGCGCGGTTCTGGGCATCCTGTGCCGCTCGCTGGGCACTCGTGCCGGGCTGTGGTGGACCACCGGCATCTTCGCCTTTGTGCATTTCCTGAAGCCCCCGATCGATGGCGCGCTTCCCGATGCATCCGTCACGTGGACGAGCGGCTTCTGGGTGATCACGCAACTCTTCCGCGGCTTCGGTCGCTGGGAGAATTTTGTGAGCGAGTTCCTGCTGCTCGCCGCCGTGGGCTGGGTGCTGGGCCGCGCGCGACTCTCCACCGGCGGCCTGTGGCTCTCCATCGGCTTGCACGCCGGGTGGGTCTCCGGCATGAAGTACTTCGGCGGCGTGGTCTTCACCTCCAAAGCCTTGCGTGAGGGGGAGTTTGTCCCCTGGATGACGCCAAACACCTGCCGCGCCATCGTGAGTCCCATCGTCGGCATCGTGCCCCTCATCGCCGTGCTGCTCACCGGCGTCGTGGTGCTGGTGATCGTGCACTGGGGGAAGGGCGGAAGGACGGAAGGCGGGAAGTAG
- a CDS encoding 3-deoxy-7-phosphoheptulonate synthase produces MPRVTDLHVVTNTALPAPQDMVREIPRTETHAEFVAKARGEIENILSGKDERLLVIVGPCSIHELKAGREYAERLATLAQEVKERMLLVMRVYFEKPRTSLGWKGLIMDPHLDGTNDIPGGLRLARTFLRDVLDCGVATATEMLDPITPQYIADLTCWSAIGARTVESQTHRQMASGLSMPVGFKNATSGAVLPAINAIKAATQPQTFLGISEDGRASVVNTTGNAASHLILRGGEDGPNFDADSVSSALAALEKHKLPPVVMIDASHANCGKDCTRMPDTFREIVRQRVTGTRGIIGAMLESNLVAGAQNLGSSREGLVYGQSITDQCMDWETTQELIRKTAGRLPGVTLGQTVFA; encoded by the coding sequence ATGCCCCGCGTTACAGACCTTCATGTTGTCACGAATACCGCCTTGCCTGCGCCGCAGGACATGGTGCGGGAGATTCCGCGCACCGAGACGCATGCGGAATTTGTGGCAAAGGCGCGTGGCGAGATCGAGAATATCTTGAGCGGTAAGGATGAACGACTGCTCGTCATCGTGGGTCCCTGCTCCATCCATGAGCTGAAGGCGGGTCGCGAGTATGCCGAGCGCCTGGCCACGCTGGCTCAGGAAGTGAAGGAACGCATGCTGCTGGTGATGCGTGTGTATTTTGAGAAGCCACGCACCTCCCTGGGGTGGAAGGGGCTCATCATGGACCCGCACCTGGATGGCACGAATGACATCCCAGGCGGCCTGCGCCTGGCCCGCACTTTCCTGCGGGATGTGCTGGACTGCGGCGTGGCCACGGCCACGGAGATGTTGGATCCCATCACACCACAATACATCGCGGACCTCACCTGCTGGAGCGCCATCGGCGCGCGCACGGTGGAGTCGCAGACACACCGGCAGATGGCCAGCGGCCTCTCCATGCCGGTGGGGTTCAAGAACGCCACCTCCGGCGCGGTGCTGCCCGCCATCAATGCCATCAAGGCCGCGACCCAGCCGCAGACTTTTTTGGGCATCAGTGAGGATGGACGCGCGAGCGTGGTGAATACCACCGGCAATGCCGCGAGCCATCTCATCCTGCGCGGTGGCGAGGATGGACCGAACTTCGATGCAGACTCCGTATCATCCGCACTCGCTGCCCTGGAGAAGCACAAGCTGCCTCCCGTGGTGATGATCGATGCCAGCCACGCGAACTGCGGCAAGGACTGCACGCGTATGCCGGATACCTTCCGGGAGATTGTGCGCCAGCGTGTCACCGGCACCCGCGGCATCATCGGCGCCATGCTGGAGAGTAATCTCGTGGCCGGCGCGCAGAATCTCGGGTCTTCACGTGAAGGCCTCGTCTATGGTCAGTCCATCACCGACCAGTGCATGGATTGGGAGACCACGCAGGAACTCATTCGGAAGACGGCGGGTCGCCTGCCCGGCGTCACCCTCGGGCAGACGGTGTTTGCTTGA
- a CDS encoding YdeI/OmpD-associated family protein — protein MDCRASRTQDPDEWIATCPPYSKPLCEELREWIFRWEPDLTESINSNMLCYSRKKRVVSLGAFTDHAEICFYRGGELNDAAKLFNHGEGNMGIRGIKVKSLDELEKGALRALVHAAVALDTQPALPPPPKVKREPWPMPPLLEEGLKKNKKAAAFFTSLKPTYQREYMVWVSTAKREETQQERLKDTLKALAAGKKWAQRKEA, from the coding sequence ATGGACTGCCGCGCCTCACGTACCCAGGACCCGGACGAGTGGATTGCCACCTGCCCGCCGTACTCGAAGCCGCTGTGTGAGGAGCTGCGCGAGTGGATCTTCCGCTGGGAGCCGGACCTCACCGAGTCCATCAACAGCAACATGCTCTGCTACTCGCGGAAGAAACGCGTGGTCTCCCTCGGCGCCTTCACGGACCATGCCGAGATCTGCTTCTACCGTGGCGGGGAGCTGAACGATGCCGCGAAGCTCTTCAACCACGGTGAGGGCAACATGGGCATCCGCGGCATCAAGGTGAAGTCACTCGATGAATTGGAAAAAGGCGCACTGCGTGCCCTCGTGCACGCCGCCGTGGCACTCGATACCCAGCCCGCACTGCCACCTCCGCCGAAGGTAAAGCGCGAACCCTGGCCCATGCCGCCACTGCTGGAGGAAGGATTGAAGAAGAACAAGAAAGCCGCCGCCTTCTTCACGAGCCTGAAGCCCACCTATCAGCGCGAGTACATGGTGTGGGTGAGCACCGCGAAACGCGAAGAGACGCAACAGGAGCGCCTGAAAGACACACTCAAAGCCCTCGCCGCAGGAAAGAAGTGGGCGCAGCGGAAAGAAGCGTAG